Genomic window (Aquimarina sp. BL5):
TTGATGCTTTTAATATTAAACCAGATGATGCAATCGGTCAAAAAATTCTTTTTTCCACAGGTGAAGATGTCACAACTGTTGAAATCATTGGTGTAACTGAAGATTTCCACTATGCGTCTTTAAGAGAAGAAATTGAACCTTTACTTATGTATGTGGATAATAGTCCTGATTGGTTATTAATAAAAACTCAAACTACCGATTTTGAAAATATACTTAATCAATTACAAGTTGCTTGGAAAAAGATGAATAAAACCACTCCATTTGTATACAATTTTGTGGATAAAGAAACCGAAAAATTAATCGCTGAAGAAAAACGATTAGCTAATATTTCTGTTGCTTTTACAACACTAGCTATTCTCATTAGTTGTCTTGGGTTATTTGGACTCATTTCATTTATGGCGGAACAAAAAAAGAAAGAAATTGGAATCCGAAAAATACTTGGAGCAAGTGTAAGTACAGTAATGAAAATGCTAACTAAAGACTTTCTTATATTGATCGTTATTGCTTTATTCATTGCAACACCAATAGCATATTATGCGATGGAAAATTGGTTACAAGACTTTACATATCGAATTTCAATAAGCTGGTGGATTTTTCTAATAGCGGGTATTATTACAATGAGTATTACTTTTCTGACAGTTAGTATACAAGCTATCAAAGCGGCTACTGCAAACCCGGTAAATTCATTAAGAACTGAATAAATCAATCGAATCAACCCTCCCGCATATTGTGGATCAAAAAACGAACAGTTATGATTAGGAATTATATAAAAATAGCTTGGAGAAATTTACAGAAGAATAGAATTTTCACATCCTTCAATATTATAGGACTAACCCTAGCGTTTGGAGCTGCCTTATTATTAACGATATATGCTATTTTCGAACTATCATTTGACCATTTTCACGAAAATGGAGATCAAATCTACATGGTATACTCCGAAGATAGTACTCCCAATGGTACAGAAGCCAATATTTCCAAATCAGAACCTTTTGCAGGGACTTTACAAAAAGAAATAACCGGAGTCGAGAAAATAACACGTCGTAATAGTACAAATTTATTGTTAAGCTATGAGGATAAGGAATTGAGAATGAGTGGTGCTTTTGTAGATCCTGACTTCTTCGATATCTTTAGTTTTCCTATCATTAAAGGTGACACTCAAAATCCCATTACATTAGAATCTTCTATTGCCATTACCGAATTTACTGCTAATCGAATATTTGGTGATAAAAATCCAATAGGACAAACCGTAACAATTCTTAGAGATGGTAAGCAAGTCCCATTTACTATTAGTGCACTTATTGAAGACTTTCCTGACAATAGTTCCATAGGGTTTGATATCGTATTAAATTTTAAAAGTCAAGGACAACACGCATATAACAGAACTGTTGGGCGTTGGGATGTTGAAAATCACGAAGTCTATATGAAATTAGCTAAAGGGATTACGCCTGAGCAATTTGAAAACAACACTAAAAACTTCATAAAACTTCATTATAAAGATGCTATTGAAAGTGCTAAAAGGGATGGCATCCAACCAAATGTAAATGGTGAATTTATACAAATAAAATTATTGTCATTTTTAGATAAAAAGTTCACTAATTTTAATAAAAGTACTGCTAAGGTAAATCGAAAAATGCCTTATATCGTGTTAGGTATTGCCCTACTAATCCTATTAATAGCCTGCATAAACTTTGTGAATATGAGTGTTGCCAAAAGTGATCAGAGATTACGAGAAATTGGTATGCGAAAAACTCTTGGGGCCAATAAAAAACAATTATTTTTTCAATTTTGGGGAGAAAGTACTCTGGTTTTTATAATTTCTATTATTCTGGGTGTTTTAACTACTATACTTTTGTTACCTCATTTTAAAGTATTATTTAAAACCAAAGCAACCTTTGCTATCTTATTGGATCCGTTATCAATACTATTTTTAATAGTAATCATAATCGGCATAACACTTATAGCGGGTGGATACCCTGCTATATTAATGAGTCGTTTGAATACAATACAAAGTTTAAAAGGTAAATTAAATTCCAATGGAAAAAACTATTTGCGAAATGGTCTAATAGTAGCTCAATTTGGAATTGCTACAATACTGATATGTGGAACCCTTGTGGTTTGGGAACAAGTACAATTCTTACGTACCAAGGATTTAGGGTATAATAAAGAACAGGTTATTGCTTTTCCCCTAAACGGAAAACGAAATGATCAACAGGCATTACAACTATTGCGAAATGCTTTAAAAGATCAAACGAATATTTTAAGCGTATCTGCATCCAATAATATTTTAGGTTTAGGCAAAGATGGATCCAAATCAACAAGTGTTTTAGGGTTTGATCATAAGGGTATCGGAGTTGAAACGCATATGCTCGTCGTTGATTCAGATTATATCAATACTTTGGACTTACAATTACTAGAAGGTAGGTCTTTTAGAAAAAATCTGGTGAGTGATAGTTTATCAGTAATTATCAATGAATCCATGGCAAGACAACTAAATGAAGACGAGATACTAAATTCTCAGTTAAACATAGATGATAAATCCTTTTCTGTGGTAGGAATTATTAAAGATTTTAATTTTCAGGATCTGGATAGAAATATTGCACCAATGTCTCTGTTCGCGCTACCTAATTGGAACTTGAGAAATGTATATGTAAAAGTTGCTCCTCAAAACCTAGAAGCATCTTATGATATTGTAAAAAATGCCTGGGCAGATATAGAGCCTAATGCAGAGTTTCAAGCTTCCTTCTTAAATGAAAATATTGATAGAACTCTGAAAAAAGAACGTGATATGATATCTATGATCAGTAGTGGTTCTTTATTAGCAATCATTTTAAGTTGTATTGGTCTTTTTGCAATGACATTGCTTATTGTTGCAAAACGAAAAAAGGAAATAGGCATTCGTAAAATCGTTGGAGCAAATATTACAACAATTACATTGCTTCTTACCAAAGACTTTTTAAAATTAGTTTCCATCGCCTTTTTAATTGCTACACCTATTGCATGGTGGATGATGAACAAGTGGCTACAAAACTATATATATCGCATCGATCTAAATATATTACTATTTCTTGGAGCCGGGGGTATTGTTTTATTGATTGCTCTACTTACAATATCGTTCCAAACAGTAAAAACTGCAACTGCAAACCCTGTAAAAAGTCTTAAAACAGAATAAAAATCAATCATCTAATAACGAACATTATGATCAGGAGTTACATAAAAATAGCTTGGAGAAATTTACAGAAACGAAAAGTATTTTCATTTATAAATATTTTAGGATTAGCGTTGGGATTTGGATGTTCTATTTTAATCTTTCTATACGCGAATTATCATCTTCAATTTGATAATTTCCATCATAATAAAAATAGGATTCACAGAGTAGTAACTGAAGAGCATCAGGACGAGATAGAGTATGAATCTAGTGTTCCTCCTGGTTTTGCAGAAGTATTTAAATCCGATTTTAATTATGCGGAAAAAGTGGCGAATATTTTTATTCGACAAGATTGGCAGGTAGATGGAACAGAAAATAACTCAAATAATCGCTTATTAGAAGATGTTGTTTTTGCAGAACCTGATTTTTTTCAGATTCTTAATTTTCCAGTAATAAAATCACTCGGTAATCGAGACTTTACTGAACCTAATGTAGCGTATGTAACTAAAGGTTTTGCTAAGAAAATGTTTGGTGATCATCCCGGTCTGGGGCAAACATTTGTTTTAGAGAACAAAGAAACTATCCAAGTTATCGGATTGCTTAAGGACATACCAACTAATTCTACGGTTCAAGGAGATATTTTTGTTTCTTACGAGAGTCTAAAAAATTACAGTTCTTTTGCTTATAGTAAAACTTGGGGCGGTATAACGAGTAGCTTACAATGCTATGCATTACTTAGACCTAATCAAGATATTACTCATATAGAAAAAACATTGATTCCCTTGGTTTCTAAGTATCGTCCAGAAAGTAAAAATGTCCATAGATACAAACTTCAGAAAATATCTGATGTTCACTTTGATCATAGATATGGAGGGGTTAACGCAAATCTTCTTTGGATCTTTTCATTGATTGGGATGTTTTTAATTATTATTGCTTGTATCAATTTTATTAATATTTCTACAGCGCAAGCATTTTCCAGATCCAAAGAAATTGGGGTCAGAAAAGTATTAGGAGT
Coding sequences:
- a CDS encoding FtsX-like permease family protein — encoded protein: MIRNYIKIAWRNLQKNRIFTSFNIIGLTLAFGAALLLTIYAIFELSFDHFHENGDQIYMVYSEDSTPNGTEANISKSEPFAGTLQKEITGVEKITRRNSTNLLLSYEDKELRMSGAFVDPDFFDIFSFPIIKGDTQNPITLESSIAITEFTANRIFGDKNPIGQTVTILRDGKQVPFTISALIEDFPDNSSIGFDIVLNFKSQGQHAYNRTVGRWDVENHEVYMKLAKGITPEQFENNTKNFIKLHYKDAIESAKRDGIQPNVNGEFIQIKLLSFLDKKFTNFNKSTAKVNRKMPYIVLGIALLILLIACINFVNMSVAKSDQRLREIGMRKTLGANKKQLFFQFWGESTLVFIISIILGVLTTILLLPHFKVLFKTKATFAILLDPLSILFLIVIIIGITLIAGGYPAILMSRLNTIQSLKGKLNSNGKNYLRNGLIVAQFGIATILICGTLVVWEQVQFLRTKDLGYNKEQVIAFPLNGKRNDQQALQLLRNALKDQTNILSVSASNNILGLGKDGSKSTSVLGFDHKGIGVETHMLVVDSDYINTLDLQLLEGRSFRKNLVSDSLSVIINESMARQLNEDEILNSQLNIDDKSFSVVGIIKDFNFQDLDRNIAPMSLFALPNWNLRNVYVKVAPQNLEASYDIVKNAWADIEPNAEFQASFLNENIDRTLKKERDMISMISSGSLLAIILSCIGLFAMTLLIVAKRKKEIGIRKIVGANITTITLLLTKDFLKLVSIAFLIATPIAWWMMNKWLQNYIYRIDLNILLFLGAGGIVLLIALLTISFQTVKTATANPVKSLKTE